A genome region from Microcella alkaliphila includes the following:
- a CDS encoding FAD-dependent oxidoreductase: protein MSRPERHYDVIVIGSGFGGSVAALRLVEKGYSVAVLEAGRRFADDEFARTSWDVRKFLWAPAVGCLGIQRIHVLGDVIILAGAGVGGGSLVYANTLYRPRSDAFFRDRQWAHITDWKAELDPYYDQASRMLGVVENPTITPADEVMQKVAADMGVVDSFRRTPVGVFFGEGAGVDSPDPYFGGAGPARTGCRECGECMTGCRHNAKNTLVKNYLHLAESAGADVVERTTVTRVRPLPDGGYELLTRTTGPGPGGERRWSAGQVVVAAGAWGTQQLLHAAKVHGDLPHLSDGLGELTRTNSEALGGATTRWRHRTEVDFTRGVAITSSIHVDEQTHIEPCRYGDGSNLMALLATVMVDGGGRVPRWLRWLGQVVRHPGRVGSILFGIGSWSNRSIVALVMQTRDNSLTVMATPKRRGRVKLRSRQGHGEPNPTWIPLANAAYRRMAEHMRGFPESGIGEVVEVPMTAHFLGGAPIGDSPESGVVDAYHRAFGHDGLHIVDGSTISANLGVNPSLTITAQAERAFALWPNTGEADARPALGAAYVPVAPVAPRSPVVPSDAPAALRLPNGPVVLGMPAVRPGA, encoded by the coding sequence GTGAGCAGGCCGGAGCGGCACTACGACGTCATCGTCATCGGCTCGGGCTTCGGCGGTTCGGTCGCCGCGCTCCGCCTCGTCGAAAAGGGGTACTCGGTCGCCGTGCTCGAGGCGGGCCGACGCTTCGCCGACGACGAGTTCGCGCGCACCAGCTGGGATGTGCGGAAGTTTCTGTGGGCGCCCGCGGTCGGCTGCCTCGGTATCCAGCGCATCCACGTTCTCGGCGATGTGATCATCCTCGCCGGCGCGGGCGTCGGGGGCGGATCCCTCGTCTACGCGAACACTCTGTACCGACCGCGGTCCGACGCGTTCTTCCGCGACCGCCAGTGGGCACACATCACCGACTGGAAAGCCGAGCTCGACCCGTACTACGACCAGGCGAGCCGCATGCTGGGGGTCGTCGAGAACCCCACCATCACCCCCGCCGACGAGGTCATGCAGAAGGTCGCCGCCGACATGGGCGTGGTTGACAGTTTCCGCCGCACTCCCGTCGGCGTGTTCTTCGGCGAGGGCGCCGGCGTCGACAGCCCCGACCCCTACTTCGGCGGCGCGGGGCCCGCGCGCACCGGCTGCCGCGAGTGCGGCGAGTGCATGACCGGCTGCCGCCACAATGCCAAGAACACCCTCGTGAAGAACTACCTGCACTTAGCCGAGAGCGCCGGGGCAGACGTCGTCGAGCGCACGACGGTGACCCGGGTGCGCCCGCTGCCGGATGGCGGCTATGAGCTGCTCACCCGAACGACCGGGCCCGGCCCGGGCGGCGAGCGCCGGTGGAGCGCCGGGCAGGTGGTGGTCGCCGCCGGCGCCTGGGGCACGCAGCAGCTGTTGCACGCCGCGAAGGTACACGGCGACCTGCCTCACCTCTCCGACGGACTCGGCGAATTGACCCGCACCAACTCAGAAGCACTCGGCGGAGCCACGACCCGCTGGCGTCACCGCACAGAGGTCGACTTCACCCGCGGCGTCGCCATCACCTCGTCCATTCACGTCGACGAGCAGACCCACATCGAACCCTGCCGCTACGGCGACGGTTCGAACCTCATGGCATTGCTCGCGACCGTGATGGTCGACGGCGGCGGGCGCGTGCCCCGATGGCTCCGCTGGCTCGGTCAGGTGGTGCGCCACCCCGGCCGGGTCGGGTCGATTCTGTTCGGTATCGGTTCCTGGTCAAACCGCTCGATCGTCGCCCTTGTCATGCAGACGCGCGACAACTCGCTCACGGTGATGGCCACGCCGAAGCGCCGCGGCCGGGTGAAACTCCGCAGTAGGCAAGGCCATGGTGAGCCGAACCCAACCTGGATTCCCCTGGCCAACGCCGCGTACCGGCGCATGGCCGAGCACATGCGGGGCTTCCCCGAGTCGGGAATCGGGGAGGTCGTCGAAGTACCCATGACCGCCCACTTCCTGGGCGGCGCACCGATCGGCGACTCGCCCGAGAGCGGCGTGGTCGACGCCTACCACCGCGCGTTCGGGCACGACGGCCTCCACATCGTCGACGGTTCGACGATCTCGGCGAACCTCGGCGTGAACCCATCCCTCACGATCACCGCGCAGGCCGAGCGGGCGTTCGCGCTCTGGCCGAACACGGGCGAGGCGGATGCTCGTCCCGCTCTCGGCGCCGCGTACGTTCCCGTCGCGCCCGTGGCGCCTCGCTCCCCGGTCGTGCCGTCGGACGCCCCAGCGGCGCTGCGGCTACCCAACGGCCCCGTCGTTCTCGGGATGCCCGCCGTGCGCCCCGGCGCCTAA
- a CDS encoding MFS transporter: protein MSTSNRFDTRPSLAAWRLAVFAVFAINGATMATWVARTPAIRDALDVNLEQFGMLIFGLAAGSIIGLLGSSHLIARFGTRTSILGGIITTLVMIAVVGVGSAQFGSYVTVLIAMALYGAGMGITDVAMNVEGAGVEQAQGTAIMPWFHAAWSGGSIVGAAVAAGVAVLGVGLDVHTIGVALVLGVGILITVRGLPKHRILPGLDDDGPGPERSTFGERMAIWKEPRTLIIGLVVLGMAFAEGTANDWLALAMVDDRGVDEAAGAFYFGVFAVAMTTGRIVGVPLLNRFGRVPVLLGSAIFAIIGLSVLILVDQPVIAGIAIFVWGLGASLGFPVGMSAAADDPDKAAARVAAVATVGYFAFLVGPPLIGFLGERIGLINALWVVLALVTLTAVSSPATRERGVNTRTPQEAPAA from the coding sequence ATGAGCACATCGAATCGATTCGATACGCGGCCCAGCCTGGCCGCGTGGCGTCTCGCCGTCTTCGCCGTCTTTGCGATCAACGGCGCGACCATGGCGACGTGGGTTGCGCGCACGCCCGCGATTCGCGATGCGCTCGATGTGAACCTCGAGCAGTTCGGCATGCTCATCTTCGGCCTCGCCGCCGGCTCGATCATTGGCCTGCTCGGTTCCAGCCACCTCATCGCCCGCTTCGGCACGCGGACCTCGATTCTCGGCGGCATCATCACGACGCTCGTCATGATCGCGGTCGTCGGCGTCGGCTCGGCGCAGTTCGGCTCCTACGTCACGGTGCTCATCGCAATGGCGCTGTACGGCGCGGGAATGGGCATCACCGACGTCGCGATGAACGTCGAGGGCGCGGGTGTCGAACAGGCGCAGGGCACGGCGATCATGCCGTGGTTCCACGCCGCCTGGAGCGGCGGCTCGATCGTCGGCGCGGCCGTCGCCGCGGGCGTCGCGGTGCTGGGCGTCGGCCTCGACGTACACACGATCGGCGTCGCCCTCGTCCTCGGAGTGGGCATCCTCATCACCGTTCGCGGCCTGCCCAAGCACCGCATCTTGCCCGGCCTCGACGACGACGGCCCGGGCCCTGAGCGCTCGACCTTCGGCGAGCGCATGGCCATCTGGAAAGAGCCCCGCACGCTCATCATCGGCCTCGTCGTGCTCGGCATGGCCTTCGCCGAGGGCACCGCGAACGACTGGCTCGCGCTCGCCATGGTCGACGACCGCGGCGTCGACGAGGCGGCCGGCGCCTTCTACTTCGGCGTCTTCGCCGTCGCCATGACGACGGGGCGCATCGTGGGCGTTCCGCTGCTCAACCGCTTCGGCCGCGTGCCGGTGCTGCTGGGCTCGGCGATCTTCGCGATCATCGGCCTCAGCGTGCTGATTCTCGTCGATCAGCCGGTCATCGCCGGCATCGCGATCTTCGTGTGGGGCCTCGGCGCATCCCTCGGTTTCCCCGTCGGAATGTCGGCCGCCGCCGACGACCCCGACAAGGCGGCCGCACGCGTCGCCGCCGTCGCCACGGTCGGCTACTTCGCCTTCCTCGTCGGCCCCCCGCTCATCGGGTTCCTCGGAGAACGCATCGGCCTCATCAACGCGCTCTGGGTGGTGCTTGCCCTCGTCACACTGACGGCGGTGTCGTCGCCGGCGACGCGCGAGCGTGGCGTCAACACGCGCACCCCGCAGGAGGCACCCGCGGCGTAG
- a CDS encoding HAD hydrolase-like protein has protein sequence MSLPYTTILLDLDGTVVDSAPGIIDTLKRTFVALELPVPDDAELLRYVGPPILDSFRDRAGMTLEQRERALEVYRAQYLDQGAYDSRLFPGMGLFVADIDASGLPLSLATSKPETPATLMLEHFTIAHHFDIITGASDDEVRSAKADVIAEALVRLKAFGADLSRPIMIGDRIHDVEGARVHGIPTIGVSWGYAEEGEFEHAIAVVDTVDELRSLIGLPAEGDPRE, from the coding sequence GTGAGCCTGCCCTACACGACGATCCTGCTCGACCTCGACGGAACCGTCGTCGACTCGGCGCCCGGCATCATCGACACCCTGAAGCGCACCTTCGTCGCACTGGAACTGCCCGTTCCTGACGACGCCGAACTGTTGCGCTACGTCGGTCCGCCGATCCTCGACTCGTTCCGCGATCGTGCGGGCATGACCCTGGAGCAGCGCGAGCGTGCGCTCGAGGTGTACCGCGCTCAGTACCTCGACCAGGGCGCCTACGACTCCCGGCTCTTTCCCGGTATGGGTCTCTTCGTCGCCGACATCGACGCGTCAGGGCTGCCCCTGAGCCTTGCCACCTCAAAGCCCGAGACCCCGGCGACGCTCATGCTCGAGCACTTCACGATCGCCCACCACTTCGACATCATCACGGGGGCCTCCGACGACGAGGTGCGCAGCGCGAAGGCCGACGTGATCGCCGAGGCTCTGGTGCGCCTGAAGGCGTTCGGCGCCGACCTGAGCCGTCCGATCATGATCGGCGACCGCATCCATGACGTCGAGGGCGCCCGCGTGCACGGCATTCCGACCATCGGGGTGAGCTGGGGCTATGCCGAGGAGGGCGAGTTCGAGCACGCGATCGCCGTGGTCGACACGGTCGACGAGCTGCGCAGCCTCATCGGACTGCCCGCTGAGGGTGACCCTCGCGAGTAG
- a CDS encoding LacI family DNA-binding transcriptional regulator yields the protein MTRPANDDATPSATPTGRPTLAQVAKRAGVSASTASLAFSGSGPVSDETRERVLAAARELDYGGPDPRARSLRTGRSGIIAVVMEERIRDGFTDPMAIAMLDGIADEIGAAGYSMLLLTDSPDREAGGLRDAPMDAAILFGCSTDLDPAVAVLGQRHVPLVGVETTPRDGMRLVNSDDRDTVAESARLLSELGHTRVGIITLPLDRARTRGPLTADRLTASDAYTGLERLAGARAVFPDAPAMVASGSLIDEGMLAARRLLDQHPDITAIMAQSDLLAIGAIQAAEERGMTVPGDVSVVGFDGARVDGLTTRTLTTVVQPIAEKGRAAARLALGALADDSDLRDQVFTSILRVGDTTGPAPVR from the coding sequence ATGACACGCCCGGCAAACGACGACGCGACACCCTCGGCGACCCCAACCGGTCGACCGACCCTCGCGCAGGTTGCCAAGCGCGCGGGCGTGAGCGCGTCGACCGCATCCCTCGCGTTCTCCGGCTCTGGCCCCGTCTCGGATGAGACGCGGGAGCGGGTGCTCGCCGCTGCTCGCGAGCTTGACTACGGCGGGCCCGACCCGCGCGCCCGCAGCCTGCGGACAGGACGCAGCGGCATCATCGCGGTGGTCATGGAGGAGCGCATCCGCGACGGATTCACCGACCCGATGGCTATCGCCATGCTCGACGGCATCGCCGACGAGATCGGCGCGGCGGGCTACAGCATGCTGCTGCTCACCGACAGTCCCGACCGCGAGGCCGGGGGTCTGCGCGACGCTCCCATGGACGCGGCCATCCTCTTCGGCTGCTCAACCGATCTCGACCCCGCTGTCGCCGTACTCGGTCAGCGCCACGTGCCTCTCGTCGGCGTCGAAACAACGCCCCGCGATGGCATGCGGCTCGTGAACAGCGACGACCGCGACACCGTCGCCGAGAGCGCGCGACTGCTCAGCGAGCTCGGCCACACCCGGGTGGGCATCATCACCCTCCCGCTCGATCGCGCTCGAACCCGCGGCCCGCTGACCGCCGACCGGCTCACCGCTTCCGATGCGTACACGGGCCTCGAACGGCTCGCGGGGGCACGCGCCGTTTTTCCTGACGCGCCCGCAATGGTCGCCTCCGGTTCGCTCATCGACGAGGGGATGCTCGCGGCGCGACGTCTTCTCGACCAGCACCCCGACATCACCGCGATCATGGCGCAGAGCGACCTCCTCGCGATCGGCGCCATCCAGGCGGCGGAGGAGCGGGGGATGACGGTGCCGGGCGACGTGAGCGTCGTGGGCTTCGACGGCGCCCGCGTCGACGGCCTCACGACCCGCACGCTCACGACGGTCGTGCAGCCCATCGCCGAGAAAGGCCGAGCTGCCGCCCGCCTCGCGCTGGGCGCGCTCGCGGACGACAGTGACCTGCGTGATCAGGTATTCACGAGCATCCTGCGCGTCGGAGACACGACGGGGCCGGCACCGGTTCGCTAG
- a CDS encoding aldehyde dehydrogenase family protein: MSDPALDDDLAALRAGAARWVALPLGEKRGLLRQVRAATLAIAADWVAAACAVKDVDPRSPAAGEEWSSGPYALITMTSALEKTLKLIEKGRSPLDEVNITGAPGGRLAVAAFPYLPKDVVLSGYEAHVWLRPGLDLDVIRDGVARALRDPHREPRVTVVLGAGNVSGIPALDVLNALYGEASAAIVKLNPVNARLAQALEAAFAPLIDLDLVRITIGGADVGQALVQHTLVDAVHITGSRVTHDAILFGTDDDAERRRAAGERLLTKPMTSELGGVGPAIVVPDDAWTDDELDAAARHLATQRLHNSGFNCVATQIVVIPAHWARADEFVEAIRDYVRDAPPRRAYYPGASQRQLAAFSAHPDASVLGGDPEAPRTLIDHLDPENSDELMFTTEIFGPVLGVVRLSTDAGPASFLDAAVTFCNDRLAGTLGAGIVAHPRTMGQLGNRFEWAVANLHYGTIGINSWVGPLFGMPAATWGAYPGHTPEDVGSGIGVVHNALLLDPEHVERTVGRGPWQAWPTPLWFVDNRTAHVTARRLTRFAGIDSWAIAAPLGAAAVDSYRKG, from the coding sequence TTGTCTGACCCCGCACTAGACGACGATCTCGCCGCTCTGCGCGCGGGCGCGGCCCGCTGGGTGGCGCTGCCACTCGGCGAAAAGCGGGGGCTGCTGCGGCAGGTCCGGGCCGCAACTCTGGCGATTGCCGCCGACTGGGTTGCCGCCGCGTGCGCGGTCAAAGACGTCGACCCGCGCTCCCCCGCCGCCGGCGAGGAGTGGTCAAGCGGACCGTACGCACTCATCACGATGACGAGCGCGCTCGAGAAGACGCTCAAGCTCATCGAGAAGGGTCGCTCGCCCCTCGACGAGGTCAACATCACTGGCGCTCCGGGAGGGCGCCTCGCCGTCGCCGCCTTCCCGTATCTGCCGAAGGATGTAGTGCTGAGCGGTTACGAGGCCCATGTGTGGTTGCGACCCGGCCTCGACCTCGACGTCATTCGCGACGGTGTCGCAAGAGCGCTTCGCGACCCACATCGCGAGCCCCGAGTGACCGTTGTTCTGGGCGCAGGCAACGTCAGCGGCATCCCCGCACTCGATGTTCTCAACGCCCTCTACGGCGAGGCGAGCGCGGCGATCGTGAAGCTCAATCCCGTGAACGCCCGCCTCGCCCAGGCACTTGAGGCAGCGTTCGCCCCGCTCATCGACCTCGACCTGGTGCGCATCACGATCGGCGGCGCCGATGTCGGCCAGGCGCTCGTGCAGCACACGCTCGTCGACGCCGTCCACATCACCGGGAGTCGCGTGACACACGACGCGATCCTGTTCGGCACGGACGACGATGCGGAACGACGGCGCGCCGCCGGCGAGCGCCTCCTCACGAAGCCCATGACGAGCGAGCTGGGCGGGGTGGGCCCGGCAATCGTCGTGCCCGACGATGCGTGGACCGACGACGAACTCGATGCCGCCGCCCGCCACCTCGCCACGCAGCGCCTCCACAACTCCGGCTTCAACTGCGTCGCGACACAGATCGTCGTGATTCCCGCCCACTGGGCGCGCGCTGATGAGTTCGTCGAGGCCATACGCGACTACGTGCGCGATGCTCCCCCGCGGCGGGCATACTATCCGGGCGCCTCGCAGCGCCAGCTCGCCGCCTTCTCCGCGCATCCCGACGCCAGCGTCTTGGGTGGCGACCCGGAGGCTCCGCGCACGCTTATCGACCACCTCGACCCCGAGAACTCCGACGAACTCATGTTCACGACCGAAATCTTCGGCCCCGTTCTCGGCGTCGTCCGGCTGTCGACTGACGCCGGCCCCGCCAGCTTCCTGGATGCTGCGGTCACCTTCTGCAACGATCGGCTGGCGGGCACGCTCGGCGCCGGTATCGTCGCCCACCCCCGCACGATGGGCCAGCTCGGCAACCGGTTCGAGTGGGCCGTGGCGAACCTGCACTACGGCACCATCGGCATCAACAGTTGGGTCGGGCCGCTGTTCGGAATGCCCGCGGCGACGTGGGGCGCCTACCCCGGTCACACCCCGGAGGACGTGGGCAGCGGCATCGGCGTCGTGCACAACGCGCTCTTGCTCGACCCCGAGCACGTCGAGCGCACGGTGGGTCGCGGGCCCTGGCAGGCCTGGCCGACGCCGCTCTGGTTTGTCGACAACCGCACGGCACACGTGACCGCGCGGCGACTCACGCGCTTCGCGGGCATCGACTCGTGGGCGATCGCGGCGCCGCTCGGCGCCGCCGCGGTCGACAGCTACCGGAAGGGGTAA
- a CDS encoding heavy metal translocating P-type ATPase, which yields MTTAPLQLEIGGMTCAACAGRVERSLSRLGGVTASVNYATEKATVTLADDADALPTIDELVAAIEKAGYSATPVAPPSEARASTAQGDAPDPLADARRRLAIVVALTVPVLVLSMVPPLQFPNWQWLVLALSSPVAVWGAWPFHRAAFMNARHGTATMDTLISVGVGAAFGWSLYTLFFGEAGMTGMVMSLQLFGSPDTGSHEIYLEVAAAVTAFMLAGRYLEAKAKRASGEALRALLELSATDATVLRDGVETRVAVDQLVVGDRFIARPGDTIATDGLVRDGATAVDTSVMTGESKPVEVAVDARVVGGTVNVGPGVITVEATRIGADTELARLGRLVEEAQTGKARVQRIADRVSAIFVPVVMVLSLLALLGWLLFGGTIEQAFTAAVTTLIIACPCALGLATPTALLVGTGRGSQLGILIRGPEVLEQTRRVDTIVLDKTGTLTTGRMRVTAVLPAAGIAEERVLAAAAGAESGSVHPVAAAIVEAAREAGAATGAVEGFQAHDGAGVSAVVDDRAVAVGRADWLTSAWSVEVGDDVRADIAHRENDGMTVVAVAIDGAYAGLIAISDAVRPEAGATIARLRALGLTPVLLTGDNAGAAARVAEQLGIDDVRSGVTPVGKLEAIRGLQADGHVVAMLGDGVNDAAALAAADLGIAMGSGTDAAMAASDLTIVSGDLSLVPDAVRLARRTLRTIIGNLFWAFGYNTAAIPVAMMGLLSPVLAALAMAVSSLFVLGNSLRLRSFAPEPR from the coding sequence ATGACCACGGCACCCCTTCAGCTCGAGATCGGCGGCATGACGTGCGCGGCGTGTGCAGGTCGCGTTGAGCGCAGCCTGTCACGGCTGGGCGGCGTGACGGCGAGCGTCAACTACGCCACCGAGAAGGCAACCGTCACGCTTGCCGATGACGCTGACGCTCTCCCGACGATCGACGAGCTTGTCGCCGCCATCGAGAAGGCGGGCTACAGCGCGACGCCGGTGGCGCCGCCGAGCGAGGCACGCGCATCCACTGCGCAGGGCGACGCCCCCGATCCCCTCGCCGATGCGCGACGTCGGCTGGCGATTGTGGTCGCTCTGACGGTGCCCGTGCTCGTGCTGTCGATGGTGCCGCCGCTGCAATTCCCGAACTGGCAGTGGCTCGTGTTGGCGTTGTCGTCCCCCGTTGCGGTGTGGGGTGCGTGGCCGTTCCACCGTGCGGCGTTCATGAACGCTCGCCACGGCACCGCCACGATGGACACTCTGATTTCCGTCGGCGTCGGGGCGGCGTTCGGGTGGAGCCTCTACACGCTGTTCTTCGGTGAGGCCGGCATGACCGGCATGGTCATGAGCCTTCAGCTCTTCGGCAGCCCCGATACCGGCTCGCACGAGATTTACCTCGAGGTCGCGGCGGCGGTGACGGCGTTCATGCTCGCGGGCCGCTATCTCGAAGCGAAGGCGAAGCGCGCGAGCGGTGAGGCTTTGCGCGCCCTGCTCGAGCTGTCGGCGACCGACGCGACCGTGCTGCGAGATGGCGTCGAGACGCGTGTCGCCGTCGACCAGCTGGTCGTCGGTGACCGGTTCATCGCGAGGCCCGGCGACACGATTGCCACCGACGGACTCGTGCGCGACGGGGCGACCGCTGTCGACACATCCGTGATGACCGGCGAAAGCAAGCCCGTCGAGGTGGCTGTCGACGCGCGCGTCGTCGGGGGCACCGTCAACGTCGGCCCCGGCGTCATCACCGTCGAGGCGACGCGCATCGGTGCCGACACTGAGCTGGCGCGGCTGGGGCGCCTCGTGGAGGAGGCGCAAACCGGCAAGGCGCGGGTGCAGCGCATCGCCGACCGCGTGTCCGCAATCTTCGTCCCGGTGGTCATGGTGCTCTCGCTGCTGGCTCTGCTCGGCTGGCTCCTGTTCGGCGGAACAATCGAGCAAGCCTTCACCGCGGCCGTTACCACCTTGATCATCGCCTGCCCCTGCGCGCTCGGCCTTGCTACCCCGACCGCCTTGCTGGTCGGAACGGGCCGCGGCTCGCAGCTCGGCATTCTGATTCGTGGCCCCGAGGTGCTTGAGCAGACCCGCCGGGTCGACACCATCGTGCTCGACAAGACGGGAACGCTCACCACCGGCCGGATGCGCGTCACCGCGGTGCTGCCCGCCGCCGGCATCGCGGAGGAGCGGGTGCTGGCGGCCGCCGCCGGCGCCGAAAGCGGCAGCGTGCATCCCGTCGCCGCCGCCATCGTCGAGGCGGCCCGCGAAGCCGGCGCCGCGACGGGCGCGGTCGAGGGCTTCCAGGCCCACGACGGCGCCGGCGTCTCGGCCGTCGTCGACGACAGGGCTGTCGCCGTCGGTCGCGCCGACTGGCTCACGAGTGCGTGGTCGGTCGAGGTGGGCGACGACGTGCGCGCCGACATCGCGCACCGCGAAAACGACGGGATGACCGTGGTCGCGGTCGCGATCGACGGTGCGTACGCGGGCCTCATCGCCATCTCCGACGCGGTGCGGCCCGAGGCCGGAGCCACGATTGCCCGGCTTCGCGCGCTCGGGCTCACCCCCGTGCTGTTGACGGGCGACAATGCCGGAGCAGCGGCACGCGTGGCGGAGCAGCTCGGCATCGACGATGTGCGCTCGGGGGTGACGCCGGTCGGCAAGCTGGAGGCGATCCGCGGGCTGCAGGCCGACGGGCACGTCGTCGCGATGCTCGGCGACGGCGTCAACGATGCTGCGGCGCTCGCGGCCGCCGACCTCGGCATCGCGATGGGGTCGGGAACCGACGCGGCGATGGCCGCCAGCGACCTGACCATCGTCTCGGGCGACCTCTCGCTCGTGCCCGACGCCGTCCGCCTCGCTCGGCGCACCCTGCGCACGATCATCGGCAACCTGTTCTGGGCCTTCGGCTACAACACCGCCGCGATTCCCGTGGCGATGATGGGTCTGCTCAGCCCGGTGCTTGCCGCTCTCGCGATGGCGGTGTCAAGCCTGTTCGTGCTCGGCAATTCGCTGCGACTGCGCAGCTTCGCGCCCGAGCCGCGTTAG
- the nucS gene encoding endonuclease NucS codes for MRLVIARCSVDYAGRLQAHLPMATRLLIHKNDGSLLVHSDGGSYKPLNWMSPPCTLTVHEPDDDQRDAGVAEIWRVTHAKTADMLVVSIYETLHETAHELGVDPGLQKDGVEAHLQKLLAEQIELAGDGYTLVRREYMTAIGPVDILARDAAGHSVAIEIKRRGGIDGVEQLTRYLELMNRDPLLAPVAGVFAAQEITPQARTLAEDRGIRCLLLDYDAMRGIDDGVPRLF; via the coding sequence GTGCGTCTCGTCATTGCCCGCTGCTCCGTTGACTATGCCGGCCGCCTGCAAGCGCACCTTCCGATGGCGACGCGGTTGCTCATCCACAAGAATGACGGGTCTTTGCTTGTGCACTCCGACGGCGGCAGCTACAAGCCCCTGAACTGGATGAGCCCGCCGTGCACGCTGACCGTGCACGAGCCCGACGACGACCAGCGGGATGCGGGGGTCGCCGAAATCTGGCGCGTCACGCACGCGAAGACCGCCGACATGCTCGTCGTGTCGATCTACGAAACGCTGCACGAGACGGCACACGAGTTGGGCGTTGACCCTGGCCTGCAGAAGGACGGTGTCGAGGCCCACCTGCAGAAGCTCCTGGCCGAGCAGATCGAGCTCGCCGGCGACGGCTACACGCTCGTGAGGCGGGAATACATGACCGCGATCGGCCCGGTCGACATATTGGCCCGGGATGCGGCGGGCCACTCGGTGGCCATCGAGATCAAGCGCCGCGGCGGCATCGACGGGGTCGAGCAGCTGACTCGCTACCTCGAGCTGATGAACCGCGACCCGCTGCTCGCCCCCGTCGCCGGGGTATTCGCGGCGCAAGAGATCACCCCGCAGGCGCGAACCCTCGCCGAAGACCGCGGAATCCGCTGCCTGCTGCTCGACTACGACGCCATGCGCGGCATCGACGACGGGGTGCCCCGCCTGTTCTGA
- a CDS encoding MATE family efflux transporter yields the protein MRARFRLSPLDRDIMRLAVPSLGALIAEPVFVLTDTAMVGHLGAAPLAGLAVASTVLQTVVGLLIFLAYATTPIVARRLGAGNRLGALTAGVDGLWLALGIGVVLLGVMLPSSRFIVDLFGVEPVVAAAALDYLTISWWGIPGMLLVLAATGVLRGLQDARTPLIVAAAGFTANIALNAVFIYGLGLGVAGSAIGTVIAQWGMAAVLVAIVVRGARASGARLRPGVTGLRAAAQAGSWLFVRTLSLRVALVATVAVAATLGTEELAATQIWFALYSLLALALDALAIAGQALIGHGLGASDVPRVHAITRRLVGWGVAVGAALMVPLLAATPLLAIAMTGDPAVRALIPLAVVTLAVGLPLAGLVFVLDGVLIGAGDGRYLAATGILNLLAYLVVLAIAIGMLGAGLAGLFLSFMVGYLAARAATLGWRARGTRWIVAGAS from the coding sequence GTGCGCGCCCGCTTCCGACTCTCGCCGCTCGACCGCGACATCATGCGCCTGGCGGTGCCGTCGCTGGGAGCACTCATCGCCGAACCGGTGTTCGTGCTCACGGACACCGCGATGGTCGGGCACCTCGGTGCGGCGCCGCTCGCGGGCCTCGCCGTGGCGAGCACGGTACTGCAGACGGTGGTCGGGCTGCTGATCTTCCTGGCGTACGCGACGACGCCGATCGTCGCCCGGCGCCTCGGCGCCGGTAATCGCCTTGGCGCGCTGACGGCGGGCGTCGACGGCCTGTGGCTCGCCCTCGGAATCGGTGTCGTCCTGCTCGGCGTCATGCTGCCGAGCTCGCGATTCATCGTCGACCTCTTCGGCGTCGAACCGGTCGTCGCGGCCGCCGCACTCGACTACCTGACGATCTCGTGGTGGGGAATCCCCGGCATGCTGCTCGTGCTCGCCGCGACGGGGGTACTGCGCGGTCTGCAGGATGCACGCACCCCGCTCATCGTCGCGGCCGCCGGCTTCACCGCCAACATCGCTCTGAACGCCGTGTTCATCTACGGACTCGGTCTTGGCGTCGCGGGCTCGGCCATCGGCACGGTCATCGCCCAGTGGGGCATGGCGGCCGTCCTCGTCGCGATCGTGGTGCGCGGCGCGCGAGCATCGGGCGCTCGGCTACGGCCCGGCGTCACCGGACTTCGCGCCGCCGCGCAGGCCGGCTCGTGGCTGTTCGTCCGCACCCTCAGCCTGCGCGTGGCCCTCGTCGCGACGGTGGCGGTCGCCGCCACGCTCGGCACAGAGGAACTCGCCGCGACCCAGATCTGGTTCGCGCTGTACAGCCTCTTGGCCCTCGCGCTCGACGCCCTGGCCATCGCCGGACAGGCACTCATCGGCCACGGTCTCGGCGCGAGCGACGTGCCCCGCGTCCACGCGATCACCCGCCGGCTGGTCGGCTGGGGTGTCGCCGTGGGGGCGGCGCTCATGGTGCCGCTGCTGGCCGCCACTCCCCTGCTCGCGATTGCGATGACGGGGGATCCGGCCGTGCGCGCGCTGATCCCGCTCGCCGTCGTCACGCTCGCGGTCGGCCTCCCGCTCGCCGGGCTCGTGTTCGTGCTCGACGGCGTGCTGATCGGGGCCGGCGACGGGCGCTATCTGGCGGCCACGGGCATCCTGAATCTGCTCGCGTACCTGGTTGTGCTCGCGATCGCCATCGGGATGCTCGGTGCCGGCCTCGCGGGCCTCTTCCTGTCGTTCATGGTCGGCTACCTCGCGGCGCGGGCGGCCACCCTGGGCTGGCGCGCCCGCGGCACACGGTGGATCGTGGCGGGGGCGAGCTAG